A window of Acidimicrobiales bacterium contains these coding sequences:
- the prs gene encoding ribose-phosphate diphosphokinase translates to MGGPCGTGLTVLSGSANPALAALVASCLGEALAPVELERFPDGEARPVVPDVRGRDVYVVQPTCPPVDEHLVELLLLLDASRRAGAARLTAVVPYFGYARQDRRSRPGEPVGARLAAEVIAAAGAQRIVVVDPHTAALEAMSPVPVATLSAARALAAALGPVADAVVVAPDLGAVRLAERYAAIIGAPVAVVRKHRLTAAAVRAGPLAGDVAGRRPVIVDDMVSTGATIEAAAELLADRAGAAPPAVVATHGLFSAGALDRLGHLGLARLLVTDTVPPPRADAVEVCSLAWPLAEAIGRLHREERLDDVAWPG, encoded by the coding sequence GTGGGTGGTCCCTGCGGCACGGGTCTCACGGTGCTGAGCGGCTCGGCGAACCCCGCCCTCGCCGCGCTCGTCGCGAGCTGTCTCGGCGAGGCGCTCGCGCCCGTCGAGCTCGAGCGCTTCCCGGACGGCGAGGCCCGACCGGTCGTCCCCGACGTTCGCGGCCGCGACGTCTACGTCGTGCAGCCCACCTGCCCCCCTGTCGACGAGCACCTCGTCGAGCTCCTCCTCCTGCTCGACGCCAGCCGGCGCGCTGGCGCCGCGCGCCTCACAGCCGTCGTGCCCTACTTCGGCTACGCGCGCCAGGACCGTCGGAGCCGGCCCGGCGAGCCGGTCGGCGCACGCCTCGCCGCCGAGGTGATCGCCGCGGCGGGCGCGCAGCGCATCGTCGTCGTCGACCCGCACACGGCCGCCCTCGAGGCGATGAGCCCGGTCCCGGTGGCGACGCTCTCGGCGGCTCGCGCGCTCGCGGCCGCGCTCGGCCCCGTGGCCGACGCGGTGGTCGTCGCCCCCGACCTCGGGGCGGTGCGCCTGGCCGAGCGCTACGCGGCGATCATCGGCGCGCCCGTGGCGGTGGTGCGCAAGCACCGGCTCACTGCCGCAGCGGTGCGCGCCGGGCCGCTCGCCGGCGACGTCGCGGGGCGCCGGCCGGTCATCGTCGACGACATGGTCTCGACGGGCGCGACCATCGAGGCCGCAGCCGAGCTCCTCGCGGATCGCGCCGGTGCGGCTCCCCCGGCGGTGGTCGCCACCCACGGGCTGTTCAGCGCGGGCGCCCTCGACCGCCTGGGACACCTCGGCCTCGCCCGCCTGCTCGTCACCGACACCGTCCCTCCGCCGCGCGCCGACGCCGTCGAGGTCTGCTCGCTCGCCTGGCCGCTCGCCGAGGCGATCGGGCGCCTGCACCGGGAGGAGCGCCTCGACGACGTCGCCTGGCCCGGTTGA
- a CDS encoding phosphoribosyltransferase family protein — translation MAFRDRRDAGRRLAEALRRFAGADIVVLGLPRGGVPVAFEVAQALAAPLDVLVVRKLGVPFQPELAMGAIGEGVRVLNDAVLRSADVREPELEAVERRERAELERRAQRYRAGRPPLELAGRTVIVVDDGIATGSTARAACQVVRAKGAARVVLAVPVAPSSSLASLAGEADEVVCLEQPAWFSAVGAYYRDFTQATDEEVVGLLEQAGRLAGVPGSAGADPPVRDEEVEVLAGETRLAGHLTIPEHVVGTVVFAHGSGSSRHSPRNRYVASVLNRSGLGTLVFDLLSGREELRRSYVFDVELLGRRLGAVTAWLRVQPGIALGPVGYFGASTGAAAALWAAAEPEAQVAAVVSRGGRPDLAGSRLALVRAPTLLVVGGRDAPTLECNRAAQASLRGESELVVVPGAGHLFEEPGALEEVARLATSWFLVHFAAPARVS, via the coding sequence ATGGCCTTCCGGGACCGCAGGGACGCAGGACGCCGGCTCGCCGAGGCCCTCCGGCGCTTCGCTGGCGCCGACATCGTGGTCCTCGGTCTGCCCCGGGGCGGGGTGCCGGTCGCCTTCGAGGTGGCGCAGGCGCTCGCCGCGCCGCTCGACGTCCTCGTCGTGCGCAAGCTCGGCGTTCCGTTCCAGCCGGAGCTCGCCATGGGCGCGATCGGCGAGGGCGTGCGCGTCCTCAACGACGCGGTCCTGCGCAGCGCCGACGTGCGCGAGCCGGAGCTCGAGGCGGTGGAGCGGCGCGAGCGCGCCGAGCTGGAGCGGCGCGCCCAGCGCTACCGAGCCGGGCGGCCGCCCCTCGAGCTCGCCGGCCGCACGGTGATCGTTGTCGACGACGGGATCGCCACGGGCTCGACCGCCCGGGCTGCCTGCCAGGTGGTCCGGGCCAAGGGCGCGGCGCGCGTCGTGCTCGCGGTGCCCGTGGCGCCGAGCTCCTCGCTCGCCTCCCTCGCCGGGGAGGCCGACGAGGTCGTCTGCCTCGAGCAGCCGGCCTGGTTCTCCGCCGTCGGCGCCTACTACCGCGACTTCACCCAGGCGACCGACGAGGAGGTGGTCGGTCTCCTCGAGCAGGCGGGCCGGCTGGCGGGGGTCCCGGGGTCCGCCGGCGCGGACCCCCCGGTGCGCGACGAGGAGGTCGAGGTGCTCGCCGGCGAGACGCGCCTCGCAGGTCACCTCACCATCCCCGAGCACGTCGTCGGCACCGTCGTGTTCGCCCACGGCAGCGGCAGCAGCCGGCACAGCCCCCGCAATCGCTACGTCGCCTCGGTCCTCAACCGCTCGGGGCTCGGCACCTTGGTGTTCGACCTGCTCAGCGGGCGAGAGGAGCTGCGCCGCTCGTACGTGTTCGACGTCGAGCTCCTCGGACGGCGCCTCGGCGCGGTGACGGCGTGGCTGCGGGTGCAGCCGGGGATCGCCCTGGGCCCGGTCGGCTACTTCGGGGCGAGCACGGGAGCGGCGGCCGCCCTGTGGGCTGCCGCCGAGCCGGAGGCGCAGGTCGCCGCGGTCGTGTCCCGAGGCGGGCGTCCCGATCTCGCCGGCTCGCGCCTCGCCCTCGTCCGGGCGCCGACGCTGCTCGTCGTCGGTGGCCGGGACGCGCCGACGCTCGAGTGCAACCGCGCCGCGCAGGCGAGCCTGCGCGGCGAGAGCGAGCTCGTCGTCGTTCCCGGCGCCGGCCACCTGTTCGAGGAGCCCGGCGCGCTCGAGGAGGTCGCCCGCCTGGCGACCAGCTGGTTCCTCGTCCACTTCGCCGCACCGGCGCGCGTCTCGTGA
- a CDS encoding dienelactone hydrolase family protein: MELALRAGEPSVWNSFRTDGHVGVSAEITTFAGGGGDEIHAYVARPLGDGPFPGVVLMHHLPGWDELYQEFAERLARHGYEVICPDLYCRYGHGTPDDVAAKVRSQGGVHDDSVVADAGAALAWLKARPTCSGKVGVMGSCSGGRHALLVASRLAGFDAVVDLWGGNVVMAPDQLTPARPVAPIDYTKDLACPLLGLFGNDDQSPSPEQVDQHEAALRQHGKRYEFHRYDGAGHGFFYYHTPAYRPEQAMDGWGKVFRFLAENLG, encoded by the coding sequence GTGGAACTCGCACTTCGAGCAGGGGAGCCGAGCGTGTGGAACAGCTTCAGGACTGACGGTCACGTCGGCGTGAGCGCCGAGATCACGACCTTCGCGGGCGGCGGCGGCGACGAGATCCACGCCTACGTCGCGCGGCCTCTGGGCGACGGGCCGTTCCCCGGGGTCGTGCTCATGCACCACCTGCCGGGGTGGGACGAGCTCTACCAGGAGTTCGCCGAGCGCCTCGCCCGTCACGGCTACGAGGTGATCTGCCCCGACCTGTACTGCCGCTACGGGCACGGCACGCCGGACGACGTGGCCGCCAAGGTTCGCAGCCAGGGCGGGGTGCACGACGACAGCGTCGTCGCCGATGCCGGTGCCGCCCTCGCCTGGCTGAAGGCACGGCCGACGTGCAGCGGGAAGGTCGGCGTCATGGGCTCGTGCTCGGGTGGCCGCCACGCGCTGCTCGTCGCCTCGCGCCTCGCCGGCTTCGACGCCGTCGTCGACCTGTGGGGCGGCAACGTCGTCATGGCGCCGGACCAGCTCACCCCGGCCCGGCCGGTGGCGCCGATCGACTACACGAAGGACCTGGCCTGCCCGCTGCTCGGGCTGTTCGGGAACGACGACCAGTCGCCCTCACCCGAGCAGGTGGACCAGCACGAGGCCGCGCTGCGCCAGCACGGGAAGCGCTACGAGTTCCACCGCTACGACGGCGCCGGCCACGGCTTCTTCTACTACCACACCCCCGCCTACCGCCCGGAGCAGGCGATGGACGGGTGGGGGAAGGTCTTCCGCTTCCTCGCCGAGAACCTCGGCTGA
- a CDS encoding DUF6295 family protein, giving the protein MCTMIAMTTAVSGAGKGANGWFPLSQATVGYDHATHGAGEHALLIDFANYGLGVEARVAVELDLPSGKALLDQLRAAIEAAEAVEATS; this is encoded by the coding sequence ATGTGCACGATGATCGCGATGACGACCGCCGTGAGCGGCGCGGGGAAGGGTGCGAACGGCTGGTTCCCCCTCAGCCAGGCCACGGTCGGCTACGACCACGCCACGCACGGCGCGGGCGAGCACGCCCTGCTCATCGACTTCGCCAACTACGGCCTCGGCGTCGAGGCGCGCGTCGCCGTCGAGCTCGACCTCCCCTCGGGGAAGGCGCTCCTCGACCAGCTGCGCGCCGCGATCGAGGCGGCCGAGGCGGTCGAGGCGACCTCCTGA